In the genome of Vicia villosa cultivar HV-30 ecotype Madison, WI linkage group LG7, Vvil1.0, whole genome shotgun sequence, one region contains:
- the LOC131617055 gene encoding uncharacterized protein LOC131617055, whose amino-acid sequence MKYAMLHKIGATNWVPTNHKSTIATVLGRFIYVVGTKAKFDYGKAAVIAMLREICKELVTRKLTLEKLICSLEMEEGVEFAENEEEVGPEEGDEQEDGSGDDEQEAGPDEEEEAVASPTDGTNEDKDSDEDNSEFAD is encoded by the exons ATGAAGTATGCCATGTTACATAAGATTGGTGCTACAAATTGGGTGCCTACCAATCACAAATCTACCATTGCTACTGTTCTAGGAAGGTTTATCTATGTTGTTGGTACAAAAGCCAAGTTTGATTATG GTAAAGCTGCAGTGATTGCTATGCTCAGGGAAATATGCAAGGAATTGGTGACCAGAAAGTTGACCCTTGAAAAGTTGATCTGCTCTCTTGAGATGGAAGAAGGTGTTGAGTTTGCTGAGAATGAAGAGGAAGTTGGTCCCGAGGAAGGAGATGAACAAGAAGATGGTTCTGGTGATGATGAGCAGGAAGCTGGTCCAGATGAAGAGGAAGAAGCAGTTGCTAGTCCTACGGATGGCACTAATGAAGACAAGGATAGTGATGAAGACAACTCAGAGTTTGCTGACTAG